Within Spinacia oleracea cultivar Varoflay chromosome 4, BTI_SOV_V1, whole genome shotgun sequence, the genomic segment AGAGGCAAGAGCCATACAGACAGGTTGGTCATAGTAGTTGTAtttaaatatgatttttttttccgacCCTAGATGTCAATTTATTTTTAGCCTCGTCTTTGTTTTATTCATAAAGCTGAGCTCTTACTTCATTATGCTTCAAACAGGTGAAACTATTGTTTCTCCTGGAGCTAGGCAGGGCTTGATTCCTCTTGTAGTTCCTCTATCTAAAAATTCATCAGGTTATAAGAGTAACTATTGTCACACTTCTTTATCTTCTTATGAGTGATTCCTCCATGTGCTTAATGAACTATATCTTCAACAGGGACAGTAACTGCCTTGCTCAGATGGCCAACAGCTCCACCAGGGTAGGACATTCAAAATTATGTACCTAATTCCTTGAACTTCTTTAACAAGCTCTCATAAACCTATTGCCAAATGTTTAGACTTCCATATCCTACTCTGCAGGATGGAGATGCCAGTTGTGGAAGTACATGATCATGGGGTTTGGCTATTGGCGAAGAATGTAATGAATTAATCTGAAAACATATGTTCACGTGCGTATGTAGACAAGTCCAAGTACCTATATTGAAGAATGTTGTACTCTGTCTTAATatctgctaattatgctttatatgTCTTCCATCACCCACTTGCTTTTTGCATTATCGATCCTGAATTGGATCACATTCTTCAAAACATGTTTGGATAAATTCCTTAGCACGTCTCCTTTGAAATCCAGGTGGATCAATATATTCATAGAATTCTGGTTGAGGAAGATGCATTGAGCAAGGATGAGTCTCAAGACGTGCTTTTTGCAGCTTCTTTTGAGGCTGGAAAAAAACTTTATAAGAAGGGTGATCTTGCTGAGTCTAAGACTCGTAACCTTGATGTCTACCTTTTGAAAAAGGTAAAGGAGAAATTTGACACTTACTTCACAACTCTAATTGCTTGAACTTGTTGAATGACTGTTCTGAGACTGTTCTTTAGGTTGGATTGTTTCCAGATGTTCTAGAAAGAAAAGTGATGCGACATTTTGATGATGGTGATCATGTGAGCTTATTTATGTTATATTCAATATATTTCTTCTGGATAATGTGTTTCATCTGATTTtataaaagattttttttttttttgtgaaccAAAGGTTTCTGCAATGGTGACTGGAGAATTCTATATGAAGAAAGACCTTTTCCCTGGGTTTGCACGGCCTTATGTTTTCAATGCAAAGATCTTGTTGAAGTATGCAGGCTTGTACTTAGTAATTgctgaatatatatatatgtattacTGTGTAGATATTGTCCTATGAGTCTATAACTTGAAAGTtgcaaaatctgaaaatattcTTAAAAGAAAACTGCAATTTTCAGGGTTGGGCGTGTTTCAGAAGCTAAAGATGCTGCAAGAGTGGCACTAAAATCACCATGGTGGACTTTAGGCTGTCCATATCAGGTGCGTCCTTTCTTCCCCATTCCATCTCCTGCAATTGTGACTTCACGTCAGTGGGAATCCTCTTCATCAGATAACACAATAACGGGGGATAAGAATATCACATAAATCTGCTTCATTTTTCTTGTTTCGGCAAAGTGTTTCCTGAATAGATAATTGTTACCTGCGATGTCTATTAATTTTGATTAGGAAGTTGCGGATATGGCACAATGGGAAGACGAACAAATTGAATACATTAAGGAGAAAGTCACAGAAGAGGGCCGGCAAGAAGATttgaagaaaggaaaagaaccaCACCAGGTATAATAACATCAGCATTACTAGTGTGTCTAACCATTCTAAGCTATAGACAAGGTATTTTAAGCAAAATATTGCCCTAATTAACTGTTCAGGTAGCATTGGATGAAGCTGCTTTTTTGTTGGACTTGGCTTCCATTGAAGGATCTTGGGATGAATGTCTGGAGCGAGTTGCTGAATGTTACAAAGAAGGTGGACTGAATGAAATTGCTAAATTTGTTTTGTACAGAGATTGAGTAGAAAAAGAGGTGATGTGCTCGATTTTCCTCTGTCCATAAGTTAGCTCCAATTTCCACTTTTGATCACCCTCAAAATTGTATCTTTTTTCCCCTTGTAT encodes:
- the LOC110777625 gene encoding protein IN CHLOROPLAST ATPASE BIOGENESIS, chloroplastic, producing MRAGVAGIVNGGPTLTFSATGSRLRSFSPRRLQVRCFSSSGHISFIKEIAGTQPPEHLHQLLNVLQSKGETIVSPGARQGLIPLVVPLSKNSSGTVTALLRWPTAPPGMEMPVVEVHDHGVWLLAKNVDQYIHRILVEEDALSKDESQDVLFAASFEAGKKLYKKGDLAESKTRNLDVYLLKKVGLFPDVLERKVMRHFDDGDHVSAMVTGEFYMKKDLFPGFARPYVFNAKILLKVGRVSEAKDAARVALKSPWWTLGCPYQEVADMAQWEDEQIEYIKEKVTEEGRQEDLKKGKEPHQVALDEAAFLLDLASIEGSWDECLERVAECYKEGGLNEIAKFVLYRD